The window TCAAAATGGCAAATGAAGGAATTACAAAGTCAAACAATTGTTCTTGCTTTTGATCCAGATCACAGAACAAAACCAGAGACAAAACTATCTGACGGTGTCCGTACTCCACGGTCCATTGATAAGAGGGGCGAATGTGAAAATATAAAGTACAAGAATAATCAAAATCACAGAAGTCTATGGGGTGTaagtataaataatataaagTAAAGGGGAGGAAACAAGAAGACAAGAAAACCATTCCTGActttcctctcctctcctctccccTCGTGCTTAGCCTCATTTTTcgtttattttctctctctactctctctactctctctctctctccttgttTCTCTCTTTCCGGTGACAGTAGGGCTTCTTCTATCTTACGCTTTCGCACTCTTGTTTTCTCCGCGGCGCACGTTAACCACGCCGTTCTCTGTCTTGCGCTCCCGGAGGTAAGCTCCTTATCCTACTGCCCCTTTGTCTTTCCATTTGATCTCCTTAAATTCCGTCACCGAGAAAACCTAATCGGACAATAATCGCACTTTAATTGGGGTTGTTTACATGCATTACGagttaattagtttaattaatcGAGCAATTATGTGATGATTAATGTTTTGATCGATCAGGGTTAGGGAGAGACGCTCTAGGGTTTGGGTTCCGattaaaattaatcatttttCTGTGAGATCCGTGGAAGGGGAACAGACTTTGATTCGATATTTCGGGCGGGCGGGAGCAGAaagctagggttagggtttttgatGCGTTGGCAGAAATCAGAGCCGGCTAATTTGATCGTAGTGTGGGTCGGACGCGTGAGATGGCTAATCCCGGAGTCGGGGCCAAGTTTGTATCTGTGAATCTGAACAAATCCTATGGGCAGCCTTCTCACCATCATCACCATCCACCGCACCATAGCCCTTACGGGTCAAACAGGGGGAGGCCAGCTACTCATGGCAGCGGAGGAATGGTGGTCCTTTCGAGGCCTCGCAGTGCGAACAAAGCTGCTGGGTCGAAGCTTTCTGTTCCACCCCCCTTGAATCTGCCTTCATTGCGCAAAGAGCATGAGAGATTTGATTCGTTGGGCTCAGGTGGTGGTCCTGCTGGTGGAGGGGCTGCAGGTAGTGGGGCGAGGCCTACTTCGTCTGGTGTGGGGTGGACGAAGCCTACTGCTGTTGCTTTGCAAGAGAAAGAAGTGGATGGTGATCATGGAGGAGCTGAGGCAAATGACCAGACTTTGCATTGTGTTGATGGGGTGAGTAGAGGGAACACTGTGGGGAGCAGTGTTTATATGCCACCTTCAGCTCGGCCTGGCTCGGTGGGACCTCTCCCTATTCCTGCTCCAACATATCAACCGGCAGAGAAAGTACTGCTGTTGAGGGGTGAAGATTTCCCTTCTTTGCAGGCTGCTTTGCCGTCTTCGTCAAGGCCTTCACAAAAGCAAAAGGAGGGTTTGAATCAGAAACAGGTGCAAGCTGTCCGTGATGAATTGTTGAATGAGCAGAGGGATAGTACTCATTCTAGTTTGCTGGTTGACATGCGGCCTCAATTGCAGACGTCTCGTCGTGGTGTACATAATGAGAATGGCAGTGAAAGTAAGGGTTTAGGTGGTGATCGAGCATCAGAGCAAGTAAGGAAGCAGGATGAGTATTTTCCAGGTCCACTACCACTAGTTCGGTTGAACCCAAGATCAGATTGGGCGGATGATGAGCGTGATACAAGTCATGGTTTCACAGATCGGGGCAGAGATCATGGGTTCTCAAAAACTGAAGCTTGTTGGGATAGAGATTTTGATATGCCCAGAATAAGTGTTCTACCACTCAAGCCAGTTCACAACCCTTCGGAGAGATGGGTTCTGCATGACAATGAAGCTGGAAAGGTTTCTACCAGCGAAGTCCCAAAGGTGGATTCATACAGCAGAGATGCAAGAACACCTAGTAGAGAAGGAAGGGAAGGGAACTCATGGAGAAATACCACATTTCCAAAAGATGGAAATAGTGGTCAAGTTGGAAATGACCGAAATGTTTTTGATGCAAGAGCGTCGAGTTTATACAGAGAAACAGGCAAGGATAGTAAGTATAGTCTGACATCTGTTCAAGAAAATGCTCAAGATAATTTTGTAAGGAGGGATGGGTATAGACAAGGAGGGAGACAGCCTTGGAACAATTCTACAGACTCATATACAAGCAGAGGGCCTGAATGGAATAAACGTGACCGGTATGGCAGTGAACAACAAAATAGATACAGAGGTGATGCTTTACAGAATGGCTCAGTGTCCAAACCCTACTCTGCAGGTGGTAAAGGGCTTCCCGTCAATGATCCACTGCTTAATTTTGGAAGGGAGAAGCACCCATTTTCAAAGAGTGAAAAACCTTATGTAGAGGATCCTTACATGAAAGACTTTGGAGGTACTGGTTTTGACAGCCGGGATCCCTTCTCTGCTGGTCTTTTTGGAGTggttaagaagaagaaagatgtgGTTAAACAAACTGATTTCCATGACCCTGTTAGGGAATCTTTTGAGGCTGAACTTGAGAGAGTTCAGAAAATGCAAGAACAGGAGCGACAGAGGATCATTGAGGAACAAGGAAGAGCTTTGGAGCTAGCtcgaagagaagaagaggagagaatGCGGATGGCTAGGGAACAAGAAGAAAGGCAGAGAAGGATGGAAGAAGAAGCTAGGGAAGCAGCGTGGAGAGCAGAACAAGAACAACTTGATGCCATGCGAAGAGCTGAAGAGCAGAGATTAGCTAGGGAAGAGGAGAAACAGAGGTTGTTTTTGGAGGAAGAAAGGAGGAAACATGCTGCTAAGCAGAAGCTTTTAGAATTGGAGGAAAGGATTGCGAAGAGGAGGGCTGAAACAGGAAAGACTGGTGGTAATTCTGTGGCTGATGCAGATGAGAAAATGTCTAGgatggagaaagaaaaagatgtCTCCAGGGCAGCAGACATGGATGACTGGGAGGATGGTGAAAGAATGGTGGAGCGGATCACAGCCTCGGCATCTTCTGATTCAAGTTTGAACAGGTCCCTTGAGATGGGTTCTAGGTCTCATTATTCTAGAGATAGTTCTCCTTTTGTGGACAGGGGAAAATCCATTAATTCCTGGAGAAGAGATGTATATGAGAATGGGAACAGCTCAAGCTTACTTCTGCAAGACCAGGACTTTGGCCATCATAGTCCCAGACGAGATTCATCTTTTGGTGGGAGAGCTCCTTTAAGGAAAGAGTTCTATGGAGGCAGTGGATTCATGTCTTCTAGGACTTACCACAAAGGGGGGATTGCTGAACCTCACATGGATGATATCACTCATTTAAGGGGGCAGAGGTGGAACCTTTCTGGCGATGGGGATCATTATAGCAGAAACATGGAGATTGATTCTGAATTCCATGATAACCTTGTTGAAAAGTTTAGTGATGCTGGATGGGGGCAGGGGCGTGTCCATGGCAATCTTTATTCTCCTTACCCTGAACAGTTGTATCCAAATTCTGATGCAGATGGGCCTTATACCTTTGGTAGGTCACGGTATTCCATGAGGCAGCCTCGTGTTCTTCCACCGCCATCACTAGCTTCCATGCACAAATCCTCCTACAGGGATGAAGTTGAGCGTCCTGGTCCCTCAGCATTTCTAGACAATGAGATACAGTTCAATCAAGCAGGTAGAGGTGAACCTACCATGCAGACAAGGCATGATACTAATCGTCCTGAGAATATCGGACAACCTGAAATAATTAATGTCAAACAAGAAAACATGGGGAGTGAGAATCGTAAACTGGACAGTATCACCAGCCCAAGGTGTGATTCACAATCATCTCTTTCTGTGTCTAGCCCCCCTAGTTCTCCAACTCATCTTTCTCATGATGACTTGGATGAGTCTCGAGATTCTTCATTGTTATCTGCCCCGGGAGACTGCAAAGAGGTCCCCTTATCTGGGCCGGAGAGTGAACCTCTCGTATTACCTACCAATCCTGGACAAGAGAATGTGATGAATGCTTCTAGTTCTATCTCAACTGGTGATGATGGAGAATGGACTGATGAGAACAATGAGCATCTTCAGGAGCAAGAAGAatatgatgaagatgaagatggataCGAGGAGGAAGATGAAGTGCATGAAGTAGATGATGAGAATATTGATCTAACCCAGGAGTTTGACGCCATGCATTTAGAGGAGAAAGGATCCCCTGACATGGACAATTTGGTCCTAGGCTTCAATGAAGGTGTTGAAGTTGGAATGCCAAATGATGAGTTTGAGAGAAGTTCAAGGAATGACGAAGGTACATTTGTGGTACCTAAGGTTTCATCTGGCACTGTTGAAGAACAGGGGTCATTTGATGGAATTCGTGCTGATGAACTGACCCTTCAACCTATGGATGGGTCCAACCAAGTGAATGTAGGTAGTTCTTCCAGATTGGTCCAAGAAACTGAGAAGGCAATGCAGAATTTAGTTATCCAGCCTAGTAATGTCTCTCATATGTCAGCTGCAACTGAACGTGAACATGTGGATGCTTCTAGTACTTCTGGGCCATCTTCTCAGCATCCAGTTACATCTTCGGTTAGCTTTACCTCCCATTTGTTGTCCAGTCATGCTGCCATGCCTACAGTATCTTCTGTTCTGAATCAGACAGAGGGACCTGTTAAGCTTCAGTTTGGGCTGTTTTCCGGTCCATCTCTGATACCATCTCCAGTCCCAGCTATACAAATTGGTTCTATACAGATGCCTCTTCCTCTGCATCCTCAGGTTGGCCCATCTCTAGCCCACATGCACCCGTCACAGCCACTCTTCCAGTTTGGTCAGCTAAGGTATACATCTCCTATCTCCCAGGGAGTACTGCCAATGGGTCCTCAATCAGTGTCTTTTGTTCAGCCCAATTTCCCATCCGGTTTTTCATTGAATCAGAGCCCAGGAGGCCCTCTGCCTATTCAAACTGGCCCAGGAACttatcaaaatattaaaaatgatgCTACGTTGAGTTCAGTGAATAATAATCAACCTGGAGTTACTTCGAGGCTTTTGGGTGCATCTCAAGAGAATGTATCAGAAAAGATAAATTCAATGCCCGCTGGAGGAACTGCTGAAACCTCTGTCATGGTGCAACAGGGACCAGCAGTATCCCGTATCGGCGATAGCAGTTCAAGATCTGAGTCTTTTCAGGGGGAAGACCAGAGAAACAATAACTCGGTTGGGAAAAACTTCAGTGGTTTTCTTGGTACTCGGGAATCTCAAGGTCAGGCTCAAACTGGAGCAACGCCATCTCAGTTAGTTATCAAAGACAAAGATTTTAGTGGGCCAAGGGCCCATGGCCCAACATCCGGTGGCAGAGGAAGAAAATATGTGGTTACAGTTAAAAATTCTGGCTCTGGATCATTTCCAGTTGCTGAGCCTACACATTTAGAATCTAGTGGGTTTCAGAGGAGACCTCGACGCAATATGCAGCGAACTGAGTTTCGAGTTCGAGGAAGTGCTGATAAGAGGCAATATACAGGGTCTGTATCTTCCAACCACGTTGGACTGGACGAGAAATATGTCTCTGGAAGGGGTTTTGGGCCTTCTGTAAGAAGTGGGCCTAGGAGGGTTGTTATGTCAAATAAACCATCAAAACAGATGTTAGATTCAGAGGGCTTGAGCCCAGGTCCACTTAATTCACTAGAAATAGATTCTGGGAGCAAGGCTGAAAAGGGAGCTGGAAAAGATGCTTTGACAAGGAGTCAGAATGTCCCGCAATCTGGAGAGGGAAATCTTAAAAGAAATATTCATTCTGAAGAAGATGTGTATGCTCCTCTTCAAAGTGGCTTTGTGCGTGTCTTTGAGCAACCTGGCATAGAGGCTCCTAGTGATGAAGATGATTTCATTGAAGTGAGATCAAAGAGGCAAATGCTGAATGATCGGCGtgaacagagagagaaagaaatcaaGGCGAAGTCTCGGGCCTCAAAGGTTGGAATGcatgtaatttcattttgtattttgcCCTTCGTTGATTTAAATAGTGTTGCTTAATTTCTTTTATGTGCTCATTTTATCAGGTTCCACGAAAACCTCGTTCTACTTCAAAAAGTAGTACTGCCTCTGCCAACTCAGGTAAAAATTATGCAGTGGCAAATGGAGAAGCAGGAAACAGCAGTCGCTCTGATTTCATTGCCTCTGAGGGACGTGGATTGGTAAATATGGAAGTATCAGCTGGTTTTAACACTAGTGTAGTGTCTCAACCGTTGGCTCCAATTGGCACTACTGCTGTAAAAAGTGATGCCCAGGCTGATATTAGATCCCACACAATCAGGTATTTGCTCGCTttgaaaaaacatttaaaccCAATAACTTAATACATAGATTtctaatcattctttttatcaaCAGGTCACTGAACACAAGCTCCCTTCCTGTAGTATCAGGTAGTGAGAAAAATCTTGGGCGCAGCTCAATTGTTGACAACAAGAGTAAGGTTCTGGACAATGTTCAAGCATCTTTGGACGCATGGGGTAATTCACGGATCAATCAACAGGTGTGCAAAACAACTATGTTGTAAATCTTGTGTTTTACCAtaggtttttcatttttgttctgAGTAGATTCTGTAAGGTTACTGTGTTCTTTTTTGTTGGTTTCTTCACTGTGTTGCTTCTGTGACATGCATTGGGTGCTTTTTATTTGCACGCAAGCATATTTTTTGTGTTATACAAATGAGCTGTTCACTGTTCTCGTTCTTCTTATGGTTTAATTTACCTCATTTGTGTTCCATTATTGCTCCTTTTttgagacacacacacacacacacacatctctTGGTTGTACTGATGAAGCAACATATTGCTGCAGTgtgtttccctttttttttctttttccccttcTGTATACTGCCTAGAGTGCAATTGATTGACTTCATCCAGCAGGTTATATCCTTGACACAGACCCAACTTGATGAGGCTATGAAGCCTGGGCAATTTGGCTCTCATGGTTCTGTTGGAGAAATTACTAGCTCAGTTTGTGAATCCAGCATGCCATCTTCATCAATCTTGACAAAGGAGAATCCATTTTCTTCTGCTGCAAATCCAATCAATTCCCTGCTTGCTGGCGAGAAAATCCAATTTGGTGAGCATGCTAAAAATCTCGAGAGTTTGCTAAAAGTTGCAGTCGTCATTTTTCTGATCATTTTATCCTTCTATATTCAGGTGCTGTCACGTCTCCAACAATACTTCCTCCTAGTAGCCGCTCTGTTTCACATGGAATTGGTCCACCGGGACCATCTCGGTCTGACATGCAACTATCCCACAATCATTCTGCAGCTGAAAATGATTGTGGTCTTCTCTTTGAGAAAGAGAAACACACGGCTGAGTCTTGTGTTCATTTGGAAGATTGTGAATCAGAAGCTGAAGCAGCTGCTTCAGCTGTTGCTGTTGCAGCCATCAGCAGTGATGAAATTGCTGGGAATAGTTTGGGTGCTTGCTCTGGTTTAGTTGCAGATATTGATGGGATAACAGCAGGTGAATACTTATTTTTCTGGTGTAGAGACACACATTCCTTTTCTCCTTATAATGTTTATTATCTTATTAGAATTATTTTTAATCTCTGGTAGCTGGAGCTGGTGATCAGAAATTTGCCAGTCAATCAAGGGCCAAACAGTCTCTAAGTGTGTCCCTTCCAGCAGATTTATCTTTGGAGACCCCACCAACCTCATTAAGGCCACCTTTACCAGGTCAGAATAATTTCATTATAACCAATTTTGTTTTGACTGCCCGTCCTAAGAATGTTCAAGGTGCTGATATAGATGGGATTACAGCAGGTGTGAAtggattttttgttttagtattgAGTATTGCCTTATATTTAATGATTCTTCTCATACTAGAGTTTTTAATCTTTAGTAGGTGGAGCTGGTGATCAACAATTAGCCAGTCAATCGAGGGCTGAAGAGTCCCTCAGTGTTTCCCTTCCAGCAGATCTATCTGTTGAGACCCCACCAATTTCGTTATGGCCACCCTTAACGAGTCCTCAGAATTCTTCAGGCCAAATGCTTCCACATTTTCCTGGTGGCCCACCTTCCCATTTTCCCTTTTATGAGATGAATCCCATGATGGGGGGTCCTGTTTTTGCTTTTGGACCACATGAAGAATCTGCATCTACTACCCAAGCACAATTGCAAAAGACTAGTGCACCAGTTTCTGCGCCACTTGGAACTTGGCAGCAATGCCATTCCGGGGTAGATTCATTCTATGGTCCTCCTGCGGGTTTTACTGGTCCTTTCATCAGTCCAGCTGGAGGCATTCCAGGTGTTCAAGGCCCTCCACACATGGTTGTCTATAACCATTTTGCGCCTGTAGGACAATTTGGACAAGTTGGCTTGAGTTTCATGGGTACTGCTTATATTCCATCAGGAAAGCAGCCTGATTGGAAGCACAACCCTGCATCTTCCTCCATGGGTGTTGGCGAGGGGGAGATGAACAGTATAAATATGGTTTCTGCACAGCGCAACCCTACCAACATGCCTGCTCCGATCCAGCATTTGGCCCCTGGGTCACCACTCCTTCCCATGGCTTCACCATTGGCCATGTTCGATGTTTCTCCTTTCCAGGTAAAATTTCAACATGTTGATATAATACATACCCCTCCCTGCTTGGTGGTTTTTAGGTTTTGCAACATAGTGGGCTTTGGGGAGAGTTCTCTCTAAAGAGAATGGGAAGGGGAATGCTTTGAGTGGTAGATTTTATTCCTTTTAGAATTTGTTATGGGTACATGAATCTACAGCTGGTGCAAGAGATAAATATGTTAAATTTTCAATGTATTTCTATTTGGTTGGGAGCAGTTACCATACTCTTTTCTTTCTGGAATAACCCAACTAACGAGTTTGTAAAAATTGTTGTCCCCAGCCTTCTGATATGTCAGTTCAAGCACGGTGGCCCCATGTTCCTGCATCATCTCTTCAGTCTGTTCCTCTTTCAATGCCAATGCAGCAACAGGCAGATGGTACACTTCCTTCTAAATTTAGCCATGGTCCTACTGACCAATCATTGCCAGCCAACAGGTTCCCCGAGTCCCGGACTTCTACATCCTTTGACAACAGTCGTAGTTTTCCTGTATCGACTGAAGCCACTTCCACCCGATTTCCAGATGAACGGGGTTTAGTAGACCCTACAAGCTCCGGCAGCACTGGGGCTTCAACACAGAATGTTGTGACTAAGAGCTCATGTGTGAGTTGCACCGTAGATAATGCCAAGACTGATGTTGATCAGAATCTCGGTACCAGTTCTAGTGGACATAACGCAAGTTCTAACGCCAAGTCAGAGTCTTCTATGAACAAGAGTAATATCCCTAACCAGCAATATGGCAATTCATCATATTATCAGAGAGGTGGTGCATCGCAGAAAAATAGTTCAGGCGGTGACTGGTCCCACCGAAGAATGGGGTACCAAGGAAGGAATCAGTCTCTGGGTGCTGAAAAGAACTTCCCAGCTACTAAGATGAAGCAAATATACGTGGCTAAACAGGCCTCAAGTGGGAGTTCAACAGCCTCGTGAGGAGCCTCATAAAATTAGTTGCTGCTTGCTGGGTTCAAGAAAATGACTGCAGGTTGAAACAGTTGTTCAGGAATAAaagattttttgtttctttttttcgcAGCATCTGTTGCACCGGTAGGTGCGGTGTCTAGTATTTAGATTGAGATTTTATCGACAGATGTAGGTGCTAGGGTATGCTGGTTTTCCCAACGAAGGTTTGCAAAAAAACTGGCAGCACGCAGGTGATACGATGGGAAATTTTGGGCCTGCCTGGTGCTGCTTTAGAGGCAAAAGGGGATGATTTTGAAGTACTAGTTCTTGCTGACAAGGCAACTTTGTGATATTATTTTCAGTTGTGGTCCGTCGATCGGGTTTCGTTGTTTGAaatctttgttggctgcaaacCGAATTGTCAATTTATTGGAGAATTTCATGTACTAAAAAACAAACACTGTTATAATCCAGGTAAAATTCTTTTTGCAATTCTGGTAAATGATAGATGTGGCCTCCTAGGGATGTTTTTTCTCCCTTCTCCTTGAATTCACTTTATCTATATATGTAATTTAGATTGTGATCAACGATTCCTGCTTCTGCGGTTGGGTTTGGAGTAGGCATTCAGTCGCACATGCGCATATAATAATAAAGGCATGTAGTAATGGAGCTTATATTCTAATTACATGGGGAGTGTTGTAGACGTGATGTCACGAGTAGCCTTAGCCCTAGTGTGGTAGGCTTTCTTTtcggttacaatcaaattgttGTCTTTGTTCAAACTCATCACCGCATTGTTCGTAGTTCAGTACAAGATAATGCCGTACAGTGATCTGTAAACGGGTCGGGTGTATTGGGTTTAGGTCGGGTTCAATCTGACCTGTTAATTTAACGGATCATCTGAACCTAACCCGTTAAGCTAACGGGTCATCGTTTCATCTGTTAACAATTTTTTATGGTTCAGCTTTTTGAGGTTTTTCTTAGCAAACCCCCGTTGAAGACAGCCTTAATGAAGAAAAGTCATCCTCAAATTATTTCAGTCCAACCAGAAAGCACAAGGCCGCCATGGACGGCAGCCGAGTCGCCTGGACAAACCTCCCACACCAGCTCCCCCTACTCATCGCCGACCGCCTCCAAACCCACCTCGAACACTTTCGATTCCGCAGCATCTGCAACTCCTGACGCTCCTCCagtcacccccccccccccccagatTCCCTATTCCGTATACCTCGTCCGCCCCAACCCAGGTCCAAATTCAAGTCCAAAACCTTCCGCCAAACCCCCGTTGAAGACAGCCTTAATGAAGAAAAGTCATCCTCAAATTATTTCAGTCCAACCAGAAAGCACAAGGCCGCCATGGACGGCAGCCGAGTCGCCTGGACAAACCTCCCACACCAGCTCCCCCTACTCATCGCCGACCGCCTCCAAACCCACCTCGAACACTTTCGATTCCGCAGCATCTGCAACTCCTGACGCTCCTCCagtcaccccccccccccccccccccccccccccagatTCCCTATTCCGTATACCTCGTCCGCCCCAACCCAGGTCCAAATTCAAGTCCAAAACCTTCCGCGTCATCATCTTCAACCTCTTCATCCAAGGGTTGGCTGCTGAAGCTGGAAGAGTCTTTTGGTTGGCTTCTGAAGCTGGAAGAGTCACTGCAATCGAATTTCGGCTGAGGGTTTTCTATTAGGACTATTAAAATTACACAAAAATCCTCGATAACAGGTGTTAACGGGTTTCGCGGGTTCACCCAAAATGACCCATTATTTAATGGGTGATTAACAAGTTGACCCGTTAATCACCCGATTCATTTATCATTCATTTGAATACTAATTTTAAAGAATCAGATCGGATCGTGTTGAAAATGTCATGTCTACCGTACAATAACATAATATTCCCGTACTATTTCGGACTTTGACCATTAATTTGActctgaatttattttttttatttataaaaattaaaatttcaagtgtttaaccaatagaaaattttcaaaatttcaagtgGCTCGTCACCAAAACTGTCACGCCAAGCAAAAAAGGCACAAACACTAGTTCGTGGATAACCATGCCATTAAGTCATCATCTTCACCATCTCGGAGCAAGCCATTGTCCCACAACAAGAACTGGTCATCCTCCTCATGACCAACGCTGCTCTCCGCCGTCGCCACCACCCCCAGTTGCATATTCTCCGGCTGCGTCGCCTGGTTGAGTTTGACCTGATCaaccttctcctcctccttctccatgACCCCAATTTCGCTAATattcttttgcttttgcttaTTAATTAATCCTGGATTAATACTGGCATTAGCACTAGTTCCACTACTAGAACTGTCGTTAGTCGTGACAATGTGACCGCCCGGGTCCGATGGGAAATTGAGCTTTGCCTTATTTCCGCGGAACTCCAAGGCGGCCTTGTCGTAAGCCCTGGCCGCGTCCTCCGCCGTCTCGAACGTCCCTAGCCACACCCTCGCCGCCCGTCGTGGGTCTCGAATCTCCGCCGCCCATTTCCCCCACGGCCTCTGCCTGACGCCCCTGTACTTGTTCTTGCTCTTCCTCGTAGTTGGCGCATTCATCCCGACAAACCCGGTTCCCAAACTCAGTTGCTGGTTCCTGTTTTGATTCGGCAACGACGGCAAGAAGTAGTTGCACCCCAGACACCGTTGTATCCCGCACACCCGACACGTGTCCCCGTCGAGTAAGAAGGTCGACCTGTCCTCGTCCTGTTGTGCTGGTTGGCCCGCTGCCAACTGGGTGCCGCTCGTCGAGACGGAGGACGTGGCATTGTAGACC of the Pyrus communis chromosome 1, drPyrComm1.1, whole genome shotgun sequence genome contains:
- the LOC137732979 gene encoding uncharacterized protein isoform X2, with product MANPGVGAKFVSVNLNKSYGQPSHHHHHPPHHSPYGSNRGRPATHGSGGMVVLSRPRSANKAAGSKLSVPPPLNLPSLRKEHERFDSLGSGGGPAGGGAAGSGARPTSSGVGWTKPTAVALQEKEVDGDHGGAEANDQTLHCVDGVSRGNTVGSSVYMPPSARPGSVGPLPIPAPTYQPAEKVLLLRGEDFPSLQAALPSSSRPSQKQKEGLNQKQVQAVRDELLNEQRDSTHSSLLVDMRPQLQTSRRGVHNENGSESKGLGGDRASEQVRKQDEYFPGPLPLVRLNPRSDWADDERDTSHGFTDRGRDHGFSKTEACWDRDFDMPRISVLPLKPVHNPSERWVLHDNEAGKVSTSEVPKVDSYSRDARTPSREGREGNSWRNTTFPKDGNSGQVGNDRNVFDARASSLYRETGKDSKYSLTSVQENAQDNFVRRDGYRQGGRQPWNNSTDSYTSRGPEWNKRDRYGSEQQNRYRGDALQNGSVSKPYSAGGKGLPVNDPLLNFGREKHPFSKSEKPYVEDPYMKDFGGTGFDSRDPFSAGLFGVVKKKKDVVKQTDFHDPVRESFEAELERVQKMQEQERQRIIEEQGRALELARREEEERMRMAREQEERQRRMEEEAREAAWRAEQEQLDAMRRAEEQRLAREEEKQRLFLEEERRKHAAKQKLLELEERIAKRRAETGKTGGNSVADADEKMSRMEKEKDVSRAADMDDWEDGERMVERITASASSDSSLNRSLEMGSRSHYSRDSSPFVDRGKSINSWRRDVYENGNSSSLLLQDQDFGHHSPRRDSSFGGRAPLRKEFYGGSGFMSSRTYHKGGIAEPHMDDITHLRGQRWNLSGDGDHYSRNMEIDSEFHDNLVEKFSDAGWGQGRVHGNLYSPYPEQLYPNSDADGPYTFGRSRYSMRQPRVLPPPSLASMHKSSYRDEVERPGPSAFLDNEIQFNQAGRGEPTMQTRHDTNRPENIGQPEIINVKQENMGSENRKLDSITSPRCDSQSSLSVSSPPSSPTHLSHDDLDESRDSSLLSAPGDCKEVPLSGPESEPLVLPTNPGQENVMNASSSISTGDDGEWTDENNEHLQEQEEYDEDEDGYEEEDEVHEVDDENIDLTQEFDAMHLEEKGSPDMDNLVLGFNEGVEVGMPNDEFERSSRNDEGTFVVPKVSSGTVEEQGSFDGIRADELTLQPMDGSNQVNVGSSSRLVQETEKAMQNLVIQPSNVSHMSAATEREHVDASSTSGPSSQHPVTSSVSFTSHLLSSHAAMPTVSSVLNQTEGPVKLQFGLFSGPSLIPSPVPAIQIGSIQMPLPLHPQVGPSLAHMHPSQPLFQFGQLRYTSPISQGVLPMGPQSVSFVQPNFPSGFSLNQSPGGPLPIQTGPGTYQNIKNDATLSSVNNNQPGVTSRLLGASQENVSEKINSMPAGGTAETSVMVQQGPAVSRIGDSSSRSESFQGEDQRNNNSVGKNFSGFLGTRESQGQAQTGATPSQLVIKDKDFSGPRAHGPTSGGRGRKYVVTVKNSGSGSFPVAEPTHLESSGFQRRPRRNMQRTEFRVRGSADKRQYTGSVSSNHVGLDEKYVSGRGFGPSVRSGPRRVVMSNKPSKQMLDSEGLSPGPLNSLEIDSGSKAEKGAGKDALTRSQNVPQSGEGNLKRNIHSEEDVYAPLQSGFVRVFEQPGIEAPSDEDDFIEVRSKRQMLNDRREQREKEIKAKSRASKVPRKPRSTSKSSTASANSGKNYAVANGEAGNSSRSDFIASEGRGLVNMEVSAGFNTSVVSQPLAPIGTTAVKSDAQADIRSHTIRSLNTSSLPVVSGSEKNLGRSSIVDNKSKVLDNVQASLDAWGNSRINQQVISLTQTQLDEAMKPGQFGSHGSVGEITSSVCESSMPSSSILTKENPFSSAANPINSLLAGEKIQFGAVTSPTILPPSSRSVSHGIGPPGPSRSDMQLSHNHSAAENDCGLLFEKEKHTAESCVHLEDCESEAEAAASAVAVAAISSDEIAGNSLGACSGLVADIDGITAAGAGDQKFASQSRAKQSLSVSLPADLSLETPPTSLRPPLPGGAGDQQLASQSRAEESLSVSLPADLSVETPPISLWPPLTSPQNSSGQMLPHFPGGPPSHFPFYEMNPMMGGPVFAFGPHEESASTTQAQLQKTSAPVSAPLGTWQQCHSGVDSFYGPPAGFTGPFISPAGGIPGVQGPPHMVVYNHFAPVGQFGQVGLSFMGTAYIPSGKQPDWKHNPASSSMGVGEGEMNSINMVSAQRNPTNMPAPIQHLAPGSPLLPMASPLAMFDVSPFQPSDMSVQARWPHVPASSLQSVPLSMPMQQQADGTLPSKFSHGPTDQSLPANRFPESRTSTSFDNSRSFPVSTEATSTRFPDERGLVDPTSSGSTGASTQNVVTKSSCVSCTVDNAKTDVDQNLGTSSSGHNASSNAKSESSMNKSNIPNQQYGNSSYYQRGGASQKNSSGGDWSHRRMGYQGRNQSLGAEKNFPATKMKQIYVAKQASSGSSTAS